One segment of Daphnia magna isolate NIES linkage group LG2, ASM2063170v1.1, whole genome shotgun sequence DNA contains the following:
- the LOC116917952 gene encoding DNA topoisomerase 2-binding protein 1 encodes MSNSEVQEPKMDVENSQFCVNIFCVMPSNSTEATCPKDLFQAHECCKENGFNVNWIQEEACMKLKPCKEDVFILSEFVGPLFEFLRHFRCTIIGPQCLLVSVNKGEPLPDVPTPVFTVAMKGIIVTTTGCSPQEKKDIQEKVQFMGGLYSSAFSVNVTHLIVKSVADFSLKFKVAISRDVPVMVPNWVDAVWNASIKESVHGTDPMFARYACPPFQGLVICVSQIPIKDREALKKIIEANGGRYSGQLEMGKTNILITTSAEGEKYTYARRWKIRCLKPEWIHTSLNKGYAVDPDAFIVEKSALPPRCSTPEADHSVMKFGNSSINSTILNESRVQQIDETVGSTTLILNHQQCDLRSSEALESLDLAISKKAGPFLDGCKVFLSGFDGSPMEKLRRILNNAGVARFNSISESLSHVIVGKTVEEDWKQLQQLMHKPHIVTVEWVVQSLRLKRAAPEAAYLHPDFKKVIAPNKENAAKKPIRELSSNLQEDTHMVQQYLTTDHTEEEASSLMDRPQGIFSGLTFQLVNLDTDFVSTMTDLIVSNGGLVVLKNATYVVTEPVSHTIVPLDQVAKGTLVNTLWIEECVDEGRLVDIEFYHHHIKVRDRQILAGYTVSFSGIQGRLRELLDDLIGQLGGRPQETFSRKLMEQKNVYRSTHLVCAKTEGRKYEKALEWGVPAVSAEWVIACATSSSRPNEDDFPPTGEAPKSPEPDVPTPQTAIKLSVCPTESVVLKTTKQKLAEISSNPTRHLPTHFDMSSPRTPTGPSVTPVMPQPPAAFDSPMCMQPSSSGTNTVGRTPQPRTTLFNMPTPDTPYGRLLNSDPSPDTRKMWKHALENRVRLTPRTNESFTTTPQQEIQRGEIIVASEASDYFENLRKKFRLDNGEDGQTTWGSASPAAVPPLEPPKQPFDGIVVFIHKKIEDQRSELVRAVETLGGKVRFQHCEEVTHFVYQGKLAASKEVKNAKEWHQKFVSPQWILDCEDATFRLEESQYPPSLNPKMALSLNFNSQPPPPASCTQKRRPIANIVETGTPKIPIRKRLTSDIDTHENDHHLEVDEGQNLPVPEVDEEACKELLQLDQVLSRSAEQIPVVKLANVSAARNGRAPDRVFVPATQPLDMAPDSQSAAVVWDLHETQKITGSEPAPVYRVMFSGMAQDDRDCCTAIIENLGGTVLEANHYDPTCTHLVVAKVGSNEKLLTSIAAGKWILHPEWLSESEKEHRFLEEQKYEWGNPEASAVHPQVESISEDEAKIAAAAYYWRINRTRGHSDGPFHGITAVLHLREKNASFQRLLEAGGGEVVDPISALENSRTNLCILDTREVKKIQLATYASKGIYCVPLIYLRNLVLATDKKLKWSKSVLPEFLPYLENMPS; translated from the exons ATGTCAAATAGTGAAGTTCAAGAACCTAAGATGGATGTCGAAAACAGCCAATTTtgtgtaaatattttttgtgtaATGCCTAGTAATTCGACTGAGGCCACCTGTCCAAAAGACTTATTTCAAGCACACGAATGTTGTAAAGAGAATGGTTTCAACGTGAATTGGATTCAAGAAGAAGCTTGCATGAAGCTTAAACCTTGCAAGGAAGATGTCTTTATTTTGTCTGAATTTGTTGGACCATTGTTTGAGTTTCTCAGACACTTCAGATGTACCATTATCGGCCCACAGTGCCTGCTTGTTTCTGTTAATAAAGGAGAACCTCTTCCAGATGTTCCAACACCAGTTTTCACAGTTGCAATGAAGGGAATCATTGTTACTACAACGGGATGCAGCCCCCAAGAGAAAAaggatattcaagaaaaaGTGCAATTCATGGGTGGACTTTACTCATCAGCGTTTTCTGTAAATGTTACTCATCTCATTGTCAAGAGTGTAGCAGATTTTAGTTTAAAGTTTAAAGTGGCAATAAGCAGAGATGTTCCAGTCATGGTTCCAAATTGGGTTGATGCTGTTTGGAATGCCAGCATAAAAGAAAGTGTCCATGGAACAGATCCCATGTTTGCTAGATATGCTTGCCCCCCCTTCCAGGGATTGGTCATATGTGTGTCTCAAATTCCAATCAAGGATCGGGAAGCCCTTAAGAAGATTATCGAAGCAAATGGCGGGCGATACTCTGGTCAGCTCGAAATGGGTAAGACAAATATTCTCATCACCACATCAGCTGAAGGGGAAAAATACACCTATGCCAGACGCTGGAAGATACGTTGCCTCAAACCAGAGTGGATCCATACTTCATTGAACAAAGGCTACGCCGTCGACCCAGACGCATTCATTGTTGAAAAGAGTGCGTTGCCTCCGAGATGTTCAACTCCAGAAGCAGATCATTCTGTTATGAAGTTTGGTAATTCAAGCATCAACAGTACTATATTGAACGAAAGCAGAGTTCAACAAATCGACGAGACAGTTGGGTCTACGACTTTAATACTGAATCATCAACAATGCGACCTTCGATCTTCAGAAGCTCTTGAATCGCTAGATTTGGCTATTTCGAAAAAAGCAGGGCCTTTTCTGGATGGCTGTAAAGTTTTTCTAAGTGGTTTTGATGGTTCCCCGATGGAAAAACTTCG gCGTATTCTTAACAACGCCGGCGTGGCTCGCTTTAATAGCATCAGTGAATCGCTATCTCACGTCATTGTCGGTAAAACTGTTGAAGAGGACTGGAAGCAACTTCAACAACTAATGCATAAGCCTCATATCGTAACAGTAGAATGGGTAGTTCAGAGCCTAAGATTGAAAAGGGCTGCCCCAGAAGCCGCTTATCTGCATCCCGATTTCAAAAAAGTAATTGCTCCCAATAAAGAAAACGCGGCGAAGAAACCTATTCGTGAACTGAGTAGTAACTTACAAGAAGATACACATATGGTCCAGCAATACTTGACTACGGATCATACAGAAGAAGAAGCGTCATCATTAATGGATCGGCCTCAAGGCATTTTTTCCGGTCTTACCTTCCAACTTGTAAACCTTGACACGGACTTTGTTTCTACCATGACGGACCTAATCGTAAGCAACGGTGGTCTTGTCGTATTGAAGAATGCCACCTATGTGGTTACAGAACCAGTCAGCCATACCATAGTGCCTTTGGATCAAGTAGCAAAAGGCACGTTGGTCAATACTTTGTGGATCGAAGAATGTGTCGATGAGGGGCGCCTGGTTGATATCGAATTCTATCATCACCACATTAAAGTACGAGACAGACAAATTCTAGCAGGGTACACCGTATCATTCAGTGGCATTCAAGGGCGACTTAGAGAGCTGCTCGATGACTTAATTGGGCAACTTGGCGGAAGGCCACAGGAGACTTTCTCCCGCAAACTGATGGAGCAAAAGAATGTATATCGTTCTACTCATCTTGTCTGTGCAAAAACGGAAGGGAGAAAATACGAAAAGGCTCTTGAATGGGGTGTCCCGGCTGTTAGTGCCGAATGGGTTATTGCCTGCGCTACTTCTAGCAGTCGACCTAACGAGGATGATTTTCCTCCGACAGGTGAAGCACCTAAGTCGCCAGAGCCTGACGTTCCTACACCTCAAACAGCAATTAAACTATCTGTTTGTCCTACGGAGTCCGTAGTTTTAAAAACGACGAAGCAGAAATTGGCAGAAATATCAAGTAATCCCACACGTCATTTACCGACGCATTTTGACATGTCTTCACCGCGAACTCCG ACAGGACCCTCAGTTACTCCTGTTATGCCTCAACCACCGGCTGCGTTTGATTCACCAATGTGTATGCAACCTAGTTCAAGTGGTACCAATACTGTTGGCAGAACACCTCAACCTCGAACGACTCTATTTAACATGCCAACGCCAGATACACCATATGGAAGGCTTTTAAAC tCGGACCCGTCACCTGATACCCGGAAAATGTGGAAGCATGCATTGGAAAACCGGGTTCGTCTGACACCTCGTACAAATGAATCATTTACCACAACGCCACAGCAAGAGATTCAACGAGGAGAAATTATTGTTGCTTCTGAAGCTTCggattattttgaaaatttacGTAAAAAATTCCGACTTGATAATGGAGAAGATGGACAAACAACATGGGGATCGGCAAGTCCAGCAGCAGTTCCACCCTTAGAACCACCGAAGCAACCTTTCGACGGAATTGTGGTTTTTATACACAAGAAAATCGAAGATCAGCGATCTGAGTTGGTTAGGGCTGTTGAAACGCTGGGCGGCAAAGTTCGTTTTCAGCACTGTGAAGAGGTAACGCATTTTGTTTATCAAGGCAAGTTGGCTGCTTCGAAAGAGGTTAAAAACGCCAAAGAGTGGCACCAGAAATTCGTCTCCCCTCAATGGATACTCGACTGCGAAGATGCCACGTTTCGCCTCGAAGAATCCCAATACCCACCCTCTTTAAATCCGAAAATGGCTTTGTCACTCAATTTTAATTCGCAGCCTCCTCCACCGGCTAGCTGTACGCAGAAACGTCGCCCTATTGCAAACATTGTCGAAACGGGTACACCAAAAATCCCGATCCGTAAACGTTTAACGTCCGATATCGATACTCATGAAAATGATCACCACCTTGAAGTAGACGAGGGACAAAACCTTCCCGTTCCTGAAGTAGACGAAGAAGCATGTAAAGAACTTTTGCAACTCGACCAAGTCCTATCACGTTCAGCTGAGCAGATCCCCGTGGTAAAGCTGGCGAACGTATCGGCGGCTAGAAACGGTCGGGCTCCCGATCGTGTCTTTGTCCCTGCTACTCAACCTTTGGACATGGCCCCGGATTCACAATCAGCCGCAGTAGTGTGGGACCTTCATGAGACTCAGAAGATTACTGGTTCAGAGCCAGCCCCCGTTTACCGAGTCATGTTCTCTGGAATGGCACAAGATGACCGTGACTGCTGTACAGCCATCATTGAAAATTTAGGTGGAACAGTTCTTGAAGCCAATCATTATGATCCAACATGTACCCACCTTGTCGTCGCTAAAGTTGGATCTAATGAAAAACTGTTGACATCCATTGCTGCCGGCAAATGGATCCTTCATCCCGAGTGGTTGAGCGAAAGCGAAAAAGAGCATCGTTTTTTAGAGGAACAGAAGTATGAGTGGGGTAATCCAGAAGCATCGGCGGTGCATCCACAAGTTGAATCTATTTCTGAAGATGAAGCCAAAATCGCAGCAGCCGCTTATTATTGGCGTATTAACCGTACCCGTGGCCATTCCGATGGCCCTTTTCATGGCATTACTGCCGTTCTCCACCTACGTGAAAAAAACGCATCATTCCAGCGTTTGCTTGAAGCTGGTGGCGGAGAGGTGGTTGATCCTAT CTCGGCTTTGGAGAACAGCAGGACAAATCTGTGTATTTTGGACACTCgggaggtaaaaaaaatacagttGGCTACATATGCTAGCAAAGGTATCTATTGTGTTCCACTGATCTATTTGAGGAACCTTGTTCTCGCAACGGATAAGAAGTTGAAATGGAGTAAATCTGTTTTGCCCGAATTTCTCCCTTATCTAGAAAATATGCCTTCTTGA
- the LOC116917959 gene encoding conserved oligomeric Golgi complex subunit 7: MDLSAFAKEQFCAKDWVNNTFRQSEAQSHESFASSIVMKLQLAIFEINNSLENTSTAVLSNLPRLLRDIELLQNEVVHFQRKLATVEHEVSKVENETTHSLEYIVKLDAVKSKLKATSKALQEADNWTTLMADIEELFESNDLMALSLRLSSLMQSLDLLNHVSDYGERMMQLDGLRNRLEALASPLVVSAISGGDAVKTAVMVQVFSNMDRLDQLLHYYTKCRRGVILHEWKELCELDDLNVVEVICRFHELLLADLQEQTTWYRGVFNQYPTGISRVILPIYSQAMSALDPNPLNSLESLIKKPAAAEALFMLQQIKSSADRLLQGVEAHFKDIGPIEEEVFRQFSDSLYQPFRLIISNKYKALCLQHLLEQFPEPINDSTEITESIQSLRQSHSKINSLMESTLQNCVTLTHGYGLELLIEAWNRFLAHHLQHYKSLLEKLQNLMDHSGEDSLHTALSLLQTLGELLLVLEENDSMFSDFVKTCGKKLNQEGVPLSCCKTFYLEPQPLQRLEALLKQCTQNKRFCYLSPTIVVALELNSNIQHSINVTLMSPIHQQINQLGSREWADIISGSGLTEDLPEFGLAPMEYITQIGQYLMMLPQHLEPFVLQENRGLTRALSEHSFPHGQLPDPDHPETGQHQSSATDFLLGCVATACASALSDAILRIESVGPKGAKQLAADIDYLGNIFEDLGLVLPASLMELAELFRAAAASILLSDVASFKSAICGKDHRLVAAVRSITNLPSSD; the protein is encoded by the exons ATG gatCTTTCTGCTTTTGCTAAAGAACAATTTTGTGCGAAAGATTGGGTAAATAACACGTTCCGACAATCGGAAGCTCAGTCTCATGAAAGCTTCGCATCCTCAATTGTCATGAAACTGCAACTTGCTATATTCGAAATTAATAACAGTCTTGAAAATACGAGTACCGCAGTTCTCTCCAATCTTCCTCGACTTCTTAGGGACATAGAACTTCTACAAAATGAAGTAGTACACTTTCAAAGGAAGCTTGCAACAGTTGAGCATGAAGTTTCCAAGGTTGAAAATGAAACTACCCACTCACTTGAGTACATAGTAAAACTTGATGCTGTAAAAAGCAAGCTAAAAGCTACTTCTAAAGCTCTACAAGAAGCAGATAACTGGACTACACTTATGGCTGATATTGAAGAG TTATTTGAGTCTAATGACTTGATGGCTTTATCACTACGCCTTAGTAGCCTTATGCAAAGCTTGGATCTTCTTAATCATGTAAGTGATTATGGTGAAAGAATGATGCAACTTGATGGACTGCGCAATCGTCTCGAAGCGTTAGCGTCGCCCTTGGTGGTGTCGGCAATCTCTGGAGGAGATGCTGTCAAAACTGCTGTCATGGTGCAG GTGTTCAGCAATATGGACAGACTGGATCAGCTTTTGCATTATTATACCAAGTGTCGGCGTGGTGTTATTCTGCACGAATGGAAAGAACTGTGCGAACTAGATGATTTGAATGTAGTTGAAGTGATTTGTCGCTTTCATGAACTGTTGCTTGCAGATCTGCAAGAGCAGACCACATGGTACCGGGGAGTCTTCAACCAATACCCCACTGGCATAAGTCGCGTCATTTTGCCTATTTACTCGCAAGCCATGTCGGCCCTAGATCCTAATCCACTGAACAGTCTGGAATCGTTGATTAAAAAACCGGCAGCTGCAGAGGCTTTATTCATGTTGCAACAAATCAAGTCATCTGCTGACAGACTCCTTCAAGGGGTAGAAGCTCATTTTAAAGATATTGGTCCCATCGAGGAGGAAGTCTTCCGCCAGTTTAGCGACTCGCTTTATCAGCCATTTCGACTTATTATTTCCAACAAGTACAAAGCTTTATGTCTCCAACACTTACTCGAACAATTCCCGGAACCTATCAACGATAGTACGGAGATAACAGAAAGCATTCAGAGTTTAAGACAAAgccattcaaaaataaacagtCTTATGGAGTCCACGCTTCAAAACTGTGTTACACTTACACACGGATACGGTTTGGAGCTGTTAATTGAG gcttggAATAGGTTTTTGGCCCACCATTTACAGCACTACAAAAGCTTGCTTGAGAAACTTCAGAACCTTATGGATCATTCGGGGGAAGATTCTCTACATACCGCGCTTTCGTTACTCCAAACGTTAGGCGAACTTCTGCTGGTACTGGAAGAAAATGATTCTATGTTTTCAGATTTTGTGAAAACCTGTGGGAAGAAGCTTAATCAAGAAGGGGTTCCTCTCAGCTGCTGTAAAACTTTCTATCTTGAACCCCAACCGCTCCAGCGACTCGAAGCCCTCTTAAAACAGTGCACGCAGA acAAAAGGTTCTGTTATTTAAGTCCAACAATAGTGGTAGCATTGGAGCTTAATTCAAATATTCAACATAGCATCAACGTCACGTTGATGAGTCCTATCCACCAACAAATTAACCAATTGGGCAGCCGGGAATGGGCCGACATAATCAGCGGTAGTGGTCTGACCGAAGATTTGCCAGAATTTGGGCTAGCTCCTATGGAATACATAACGCAAATTGGTCAGTATCTAATGATGCTGCCACAGCATCTCGAGCCCTTTGTTTTGCAAGAGAACAGAGGGCTTACACGAGCGCTATCGGAGCATTCCTTTCCTCATGGACAACTACCTGACCCAGACCATCCTGAAACAGGCCAGCATCAGTCAAGTGCCACGGACTTCCTGCTAGGTTGTGTTGCCACGGCTTGTGCCAGTGCGTTGAGCGATGCCATTCTTCGCATTGAGAGTGTAGGCCCTAAAGGTGCTAAGCAATTGGCCGCTGATATCG actATTTGGGAAACATTTTCGAAGATTTAGGGCTGGTATTGCCTGCTTCTCTAATGGAGCTTGCTGAACTGTTTCGGGCCGCGGCTGCATCAATTTTATTGTCTGATGTGGCAAGCTTCAAATCCGCAATATGTGGGAAAGACCACCGACTCGTTGCTGCAGTAAGATCAATTACCAATCTACCATCGAGTGACTAG
- the LOC116917957 gene encoding structural maintenance of chromosomes protein 3 — protein sequence MYIKQVIIQGFKSYREQTVVEPFHPGHNVVVGRNGSGKSNFFYAIQFVLSDEFNHLRPEQRQALLHEGTGPRVISAYVEIIFDNTDNRLPIDKKEVSLRRVIGSKKDQYFLSKKMVTKADVVNLLESAGFSRSNPYYIVKQGKINQMATAPDSHRLKLLREVAGTRVYDERKAESETIMKETQGKREKIEEFLRTIEDRLKTLEEEKEELKEYQKWDKIRRSVEYTIHDRELKETRKKLDDMENTRKDSGDRQDKLRQQLERAQENSKSASRELRDLKHRAQAAREERDTLNAEQQQLLKEKSKLELTIKDLSDEVQGDNQSKERAERELQRLHETIAQKDGELERIKPQYEEMKRREEECTRELALKEQKRKELYAKQGRGSQFTSRDQRDTWIQNELKSLSKAIKEKNEQIERLQEDLKRDARKRVELEKKIEEMTSEMENHRLSIDDHNKVFYDMKKRKDLLQSERSGLWRNETLIQQNLASSKEELAKSDQVLRSLAGKPILNGRDSVRQVLDNMRAKGGRMAEIADSYHGLVIENFDCDKSIFTAVEVTAGNRMFHHIVESDRVGTEILKQMNHEKLPGEVTFMPLNRLNVRETNYPPTEDALPMVTKLQYSDRFDKAMRYIFGKTMICRNLEVASVLARTTGLDCVTLDGDQVSSKGSLTGGYVNTSRCRLEVYKTRSTLNAQVAEKDKELADCRSKLQQVESEVNQLLNEIQRTETKNSKSKDVFEKVKADIRLMREELNNIERSKQPKERSLAQLRSSLEAMQSTKEGLESELHQELMTQLSVTDQLEVDRLNDDIRRLTQENKDAFIQRMRLEADKNKLENLLTNNLIRRRDELQQALQEISVEDRNRKLDHCRSELGTVERRLDDVSDALKDVEKKVSDLSRKQKEAQSDLEKLRFKEKDIDERLAESAKDFDKMASRQTALQQKITECTEKIRDLGSLPSDSFDKYQSMATKLLFKQLEKANSELKKYSHVNKKALDQFISFSEEKSKLLERKEELDHGYDKIKELMSTLEYRKYEALQFTFKQVSKYFSEVFQRLVPNGHAYLKMDTGADSAGNSEDASASFGDTEGTDQFTGVAIKVSFSGQNAEMKDMNQLSGGQKSLVALALIFSIQKCDPAPFYLFDEIDQALDAQHRKGVADMIHEHSKNAQFITTTFRPELLEHSDKYYGVKFRNKVSHVECVTREEAYDFVEDDQTHG from the exons ATGTATATCAAGCAAGTTATTATACAAGGTTTTAAAAGTTATCGTGAGCAAACAGTGGTAGAGCCCTTCCACCCAGGACACAATGTTGTCG TTGGTCGAAATGGTTCTGGAAagagcaattttttttatg CCATTCAATTTGTGCTAAGTGATGAATTTAATCACTTGAGACCTGAGCAAAGGCAAGCTCTGCTGCATGAAGGAACAGGACCGAGAGTGATATCTGCATATGTAGAAATCATATTTGATAACACAGACAACAGACTTCCCATAGACAAGAAGGAAGTTAGCTTGAGGCGTGTTATTGGCTCAAAGAAAGACCAGTACTTCCTTAGTAAAAAGATGGTGACCAAGGCAGATGTGGTGAATTTGTTAGAGTCGGCCGGATTTTCCCGCTCCAACCCCTATTACATCGTAAAACAAGGCAAAATCAACCAGATGGCTACTGCTCCTGATTCTCATCGCTTAAAGCTCCTAAGAGAAGTTGCTGGCACGAGGGTATACGATGAAAGAAAAGCCGAATCTGAAACCATCATGAAAG AAACGCaaggaaaacgagaaaagATTGAAGAATTTTTACGAACGATCGAAGATAGATTGAAAactttagaagaagaaaaggaagagcTTAAAGAATACCAGAAATGGGATAAAATCAGGCGTTCGGTTGAATATACCATTCATGACAGGGAACTGAaagagacaagaaaaaaattggacgATATGGAAAACACGCGCAAAGACTCTGGTGACCGTCAAGACAAATTAAGGCAGCAGCTAGAGCGTGCCCAAGAAAATAGCAAATCTGCTTCTAGAGAACTTCGTGATCTGAAACATCGTGCCCAAGCTGCTCGAGAGGAGCGCGATACATTAAATGCagagcaacaacaacttcTGAAAGAGAAATCCAAGTTAGAATTAACCATAAAA GATCTGAGTGACGAGGTGCAAGGGGATAACCAATCGAAAGAGCGAGCAGAACGAGAACTTCAACGTCTTCATGAGACAATTGCTCAAAAAGACGGTGAACTAGAACGCATTAAGCCACAGTACGAGGAAATGAAGAGGCGCGAAGAAGAATGCACTAGAGA ACTAGCACTGAAAGAGCAAAAACGTAAAGAACTCTATGCTAAGCAAGGTCGTGGATCACAATTCACATCCCGAGATCAGCGTGATACATGGATCCAAAACGAATTGAAGTCTCTCTCGAAAGCTATCAAGGAGAAAAATGAGCAGATAGAGCGTCTCCAAGAAGACTTGAAG CGAGACGCCCGTAAACGCGTCGAActggagaaaaaaattgaagaaatgaCCAGTGAAATGGAAAACCATCGATTAAGTATTGATGATCATAACAAAGTTTTCTATGATatgaagaaaaggaaagatcTTCTCCAAAGCGAACGAAGTGGATTGTGGAGGAACGAAACCTTGATTCAACAGAATTTAGCATCGTCAAAAGAAGAGCTTGCAAAATCGGATCAA GTACTACGCTCGTTGGCTGGCAAGCCAATCCTAAATGGAAGAGACAGTGTACGTCAAGTTTTAGATAACATGCGTGCTAAGGGCGGTCGGATGGCTGAAATTGCGGATTCCTACCACGGTCTTGTcattgaaaattttgactgCGATAAAAGTATTTTCACGGCTGTAGAGGTCACGGCTGGTAACCGAATGTTTCATCATATTGTAGAATCAGACCGTGTTGGCACGGAAATTCTCAAACAAATGAACCACGAAAAGCTACCCGGAGAG GTGACATTCATGCCGCTAAATCGTCTAAATGTACGCGAAACTAACTACCCTCCGACAGAAGATGCCCTGCCCATGGTTACCAAGTTGCAATATTCTGATCGTTTCGATAAAGCCATGCGTTATATTTTTGGGAAGACAATGATTTGCCGTAACTTAGAAGTAGCTAGTGTTCTTGCACGTACAACTGGTTTGGATTGTGTAACTCTTGATGGAGATCAGGTCTCATCAAAAG GCTCGCTTACCGGCGGTTACGTCAATACGTCCAGATGCCGTTTGGAAGTCTATAAAACCCGTTCTACTCTGAATGCGCAAGTAGCAGAGAAAGATAAAGAGCTTGCTGACTGTCGGAGTAAATTGCAGCAAGTGGAAAGTGAAGTAAACCAATTGCTCAATGAAATCCAACGCACAGAAACGAAAAATAGCAAATCAAAG GATGTTTTTGAGAAGGTAAAAGCAGACATACGATTAATGCGGGAAGAGCTAAACAACATCGAACGATCCAAGCAACCCAAAGAGAGATCACTAGCGCAGCTACGTTCATCATTGGAAGCCATGCAGTCGACTAAAGAGGGTCTTGAATCAGAATTACATCAAGAGCTAATGACGCAGCTGTCGGTAACCGACCAATTAGAAGTAGACCGGTTAAATGACGATATTCGTCGTTTGACTCAAGAAAACAAGGACGCCTTTATCCAGCGTATGAGATTGGAGGCCGATAAAAATAAGTTGGAGAACTTGCTGACGAACAATCTGATACGAAGACGAGATGAGTTGCAACAAGCTCTGCAAGAAATTTCGGTCGAGGATCGTAACCGCAAGTTGGATCATTGTCGCTCCGAGTTGGGCACAGTTGAACGCCGACTCGACGACGTCAGTGATGCGCTCAAAGATGTGGAAAAGAAAGTCTCGGACTTGAGTCGAAAGCAGAAGGAAGCACAGAGTGATTTGGAGAAGTTACGTTTTAAGGAAAAGGATATCGACGAGCGTCTTGCCGAAAGTGCAAAAGATTTTGATAAAATGGCGTCGAGGCAAACGGCATTGCAGCAGAAGATTACCGAGTGCACCGAAAAGATTCGCGATTTGGGATCATTACCCAGCGACTCATTTGACAAATACCAGTCTATGGCGACGAAGTTGCTTTTTAAACAACTGGAAAAGGCAAATTCCGAGTTGAAAAAATATAGCCATGTCAACAAGAAAGCTTTGGACCAATTCATTTCCTTTTCCGAAGAAAAATCTAAGCTGTTGGAGCGTAAAGAAGAACTTGATCATGGTTACGACAAGATCAAGGAGTTAATGAGTACGCTGGAGTATCGAAAATACGAAGCGTTGCAATTTACCTTCAAACAGGTGTCAAAATACTTTTCGGAAGTCTTCCAACGACTAGTTCCTAACGGACATGCATACTTAAAG ATGGATACCGGTGCTGATTCGGCTGGTAACTCGGAAGATGCATCAGCTTCGTTTGGTGACACAGAGGGAACGGATCAGTTTACGGGTGTCGCCATTAAAG TTTCCTTTAGTGGGCAGAACGCAGAAATGAAGGACATGAATCAACTTAGCGGTGGCCAGAAATCTCTAGTAGCACTAGCTTTGATTTTTTCCATTCAGAAATGTGATCCGGCCCCTTTCTACCTCTTTGACGAAATTGACCAG GCCCTGGATGCTCAGCATCGTAAAGGGGTAGCCGATATGATCCACGAGCATTCGAAAAATGCCCAGTTTATTACCACAACTTTCAGACCGGAACTCTTGGAACATTCAGATAAATACTATGGTGTCAAATTCCGTAACAAAGTCAGTCATGTTGAGTGCGTTACTAG AGAGGAAGCGTACGATTTCGTCGAGGATGATCAAACCCATGGCtag